GTgttgcagctcccccttgtgtttttgaGAGAGATATGcgatcattgcggtgatctgaaatcattgcgatgaggtcaaataatcgcgatgagacgattatttaatctttgtgacagccctaatcagAAGAGTGCGCTGGATTTTTGAAACCCTGTGTACATTGTATGCATAGGTCGCACATCTGTGTACacatacgagtcaaataaactataatttgcaaggctgtgcgttcaaCTGTGTGGGTACGCTTGCGTAGAAGTAAAAAACAGACCATACTTCGGGCTTAAAGGCGCGTAgactgtaaaactgtatttacctaggcatagatgaataataagagttatgtacatggtaatgacacaACACAAGCCTAAAACACTATTGTGtccacatttttatgtaaactttgTGCATGAAAAAGACCACtgaaaaacaggccaatctcaacataacacagactgtgacgttacagtcgtgatgtacgccccaacattacattacacattaaattaattataatgttgttacaatgctaaaaaccaAGTTTTGACTAAGTTAGCACTATATGCTAGCTAATGCTATATGTTAGCGTTTAGGAGGAAGTTTCAGTTCCATACTGAAAatacacaaacttaccactcagaaacatccATTTCCAATCTCTGTctgaataatttattatttctgtATCTTTGTCTGATACATGCTCAAACAAAAGGTcggtttacacacacacagagctactgaaagtGCTGCTCtttgaaacagccaatcagagcagagctcaacattattattcataaccctattaaataaggtaataatagacaatTTAATTCTAAGGGcaaatttaacatattatttcattgcattctttggcacctttaaaggtggggtgcataatctgaaagccaatgttgacatttgaaatcacctaaacaaacacgcccctacctcaAAAGagtctggaccttcttttgatagacacgccccacacatacacaacccaggcaacgattttggttagtagacacgccccttaatgctgattggctacaagtgtgttttggtacttgacccgactcccttttccaaagtgtttttcaaaaaccatacaccccgcctttaaggatggtttgagggtgagtaaaatatgAGCTGATATTCATTTtgtggtgaactatccctttaaaacacaATTCCAAAAGTGTACTGTAACTACTGATAACACACCATATGGGGTTCCTACAAATCCTACACATGCTTATTCTGGTGTTGCTACACATTCCTACTGAATGTGCTAATTATGCTAGGAATGAACACTCAGACTTTCTCATGTATATTATGTAACAAACCCAAAATTATGCATTTTGAAGAGGAAGAAACTCTAATTAGACTCTCTGACACTATAATTTATtattgaagagctcagatgctaAACCCTGCGTgcgacatgttttcttgtaaatcagCATTTtatatcagactcttaatggattctgccaacaaatccGTACTTCCGAGAGGCTGCGATCAAGCAGATTCAAAGCAAAacaagtatttgatgaacatactTATGAACATaagtctcaaaatcaaattctgacatttggagcatcaaagtttaatttcactcATTCaattcacattgatttcaatcttttaccttaatcaatattaaatatatcaaggttatattctcacataatgttctttacattatgtaggatgattttatgtagaaaacagtaaatcacaaaaatgacttcagATGGGTTTTCAAAGAGGGTTATATATAATACGTGCCTGCCGAGAGCATTCAgtttatgggccctattttaacgatctaagcgcattgtctaaagcgcacagcgcaacgtctaaatgggcgtgtccgaatccacttttgctaatttaacgacgggaaaaatcgtttttgcgccgagcgcatggtcgaaaagggtaggtcctatggtaatgggagtattttgggcgtaacgtgcagtaaaccaatgagagtcacagctctcattccctttaaaagcaagttgcggactttgtaaactgaaaaactaaacggaggtagaagatccccagtttaagattaatgttaaataattgtgttgtttttcccttatatttaaattgttatttttttattaaaacctttaaaacccgttttcttttactcatggaagtaaaaagcaggcttgtaattgctttaaatgtatggctatccaatatcatcaaaaaataatttacaagtatgtaagataaggtttttactctaaaaatactttatttgtaacaaacaggagataaagaaacggctctcctcacgtttcagcactttggacagcggtttttttagcaaagagtttttttaagcattacttacaaatgtttctcatctcgccatatccacaggtacatcatatacaataaatccgtgaggtatcattaaaaaaaaacatttaaaaacagacgcatttgtttaaagcaaagcatttatttacttatcaggctgcaggtgaagcagctctttgcgccttctaacgtctcataatcagtcctcatttataaatatgtccaagagactcaataataatctcttaaattcaatcctttaatctttcatatttaaaagcatttttgtgctgctgcgcatttatgtactttgtgataagcaaacccgcgttgtcctcccgtttataggcgcattttactaatgcgctctttaaataacataaaacatattgcgccattgactttagactttagagcaggtttttgttggtcaatggcgtagtctattttagttgccttaaaatagcaacgcgccaacaatgcgcctgaacacacctcgtttttcagaccagaacgcccatgggcgcaaaagggggcgcaaatgcatttgctatttaaacaacgcggcgctaaacgtgaaaattagggtggaaactagcgaaagacacttgcgtcgcgcattgcgctgcattgcgccgggtgtaagatagagccctatatcagcgtttagtggcttttgctcCTCAATTGTTGGCCTAGTAAAAATTGATTTTCTATCATGCTTTGCTTCTCTCTTTGTGATAGGTGATGATGTCTGATCAAGCCTTTAGGATCTCTCTAGAGCTAGAAATGCCCGAATCACCTGTTAATGAACAACTTGGGATGTTCATGGTCAAAATGACCTGTTATACCAGAGATTGGACAGTAATCACCTCTGTGGTCCGCTCAGTGAGTGTTGTTTATTCTGTACCGTATGAACCATTTATATTGTTGCTTTGTTTTAGtgggaaaaaaaaacttgcacaTGCATCAAATTTTCTTTAGATTTGATGTGACAGATTTGGAGTACCTTAAAGGACAGGTTCGGTGTTTTGCACTtggagccctgttttcagattgtttgtgatgaggtggagcggttttgactgaagTTTCGGCATATGCAGCTGCCCCGAGAgtttttcgggtgtttgttctatcacctctcacctctacaatgggtgtaaaggtgcactggaacaatccttcctaaaatgcattaaagtttcgtttacaaagacgtgaaactcaccgagtggtcgggggtgttcactgatgtgctcacacagaatcgctgcaaaatacgcattccaacaggttttatcgtagtttttgtccaactccattgacttgtattagatgtgttgtgaggtacggtattactccgcgccaggaactttgtttgtattcttgcaattgtcaaaggtggattatcggcaccaactgggctggagtgtctattatttaagctctcagcggaagaatgtacgggtgtgaggcgtttggaaaaatagctccacaagtttacaacgaatgctaaaacacctgttggaacgcatcttttgcagcgatttttgtgtgagcatatcagtgaacacccctgaccactcggtgtgtttcacgtctttgtaaacgaaagtttaatgcatttaaggaaggattgttccagtgctcctatacacccattgtagaggtgggaggtgaaaccacaaacacctgaaaattctcagggcaaccgcatatgtcgaaatttcagtcaaaaccgttctatttcatcataaacaattctgtaaaataccgaacttgtcctttaaaggtgTGGTCTTCGACACACCTAACAAGGCTCTGGTACACTGGAATGTGTTGTCTTCCTTCAGTTCATTATAAACTATGATGCTTTTCATACAGGCTATTTTATAAACAGCCTTTAAAATCATAACTGCATTTAATAATGTTCATTAACCTTATTagcacttatttatttattcttccaCACTAGACGATTCTGCACTACCGTTCGAATCTGCTGCAGACCATGAGCACGCTGTTCTTCTCCCCTCTTTTGCTCACAGGCATGTCAGAGCAAAAACAGCTCATTGAGGTGGAGCTCTTTCCAGACTTCAAATCGAACACAGTGAGTTATCTGTAAAATATATACCAAGAATGACCACATGGTATTGTGTCATTTGAGTTAAAAGCCCTGAAATTTTTAGTTTAAAGTCACAAAGTGAACATTTAATCTTGTCGGTTATGCAAATACTACATTAacgtttatgcatttggcagacgtttTATCCAAATACCCTTTTATTATACAGAAATGGAAATGTTATGGGTCGGGCTTGTAACCTTCCCGGGCACTGTAGGGATAGCTGCCCACTACttcgtgtgtgtatgtgtaaatgAGTTGCAGTGCTTGTAttcactactcactgggatgggttTAATAtagaggtcacatttcgagtTTGCGTTGCATACTTGACAAACATGTCATACTTTCACTACATAAAATGTGCAGGCTATATACCACATAAAACATGCATAATACAAATATGTCTCAACAGTACCAGCCTGCCATTGGTGCAATGATTGAGATTCAGTCCCGCAGGGTCCAGATTTACTCTGCCCAGCTCAGAATCCATGCATACTTCACTGGCATAAGGTAGGCTTTTTACCGGTGTCTGGTTTTAGTTGTTTATTTAAGTGCAGCCTTTATGGCAcgtattaaaatgtttattgtgCGTTAGAATTGTGTAAAGCTAATAAGTTATATAAGCAAATATTGATACAGGAGAATAATTGTACTTTATTACAAGGCTTGAttaaatgcttgattctgattggccggtCGCGACATTTGCAGATTTGTTATTCTCAGATAACAACCGCACAAAACTAATAATAGATGttaacccggatgctgcaaatcattttgatgGGTACAGGTTtgatattacacaaaaattaaatataaacatgcattttattaacatataggatattatatttacaaatgattcaaccaaattgtgtgtttgtgacatttgaaaatcttgtcttatcttaaagagcacatattgtcctattcatgtttttaaatttcctttggtctgaaagtgtgtattagtacatgttaacgacatgcaaaatgtacaaaccccaaagtaaacgatgacgcgagttatcgtctccaacgtaaatctcttttttcttggactacaacaaacacacggattgtaggcaacaatttacttcctgtgattggtgatgtagacaagaccgacattatcataattcctcccgcttagGACTCACAACCTcaaagttaactcctgttagcaaccgaatctttcaaatatggtaaggaacgtcacatttcctgctgacgtcagaggtattcagaccaatcacaacgtacagattagttggccaatcagggacacagagcttttcaaatctgtgcgtttcaggaagaaagtaaaatctggagctacaaaaatgtacagcatgtggaaaataatgtgtttttttcaaCCATAAACCACtttaacacattgtattataccaaatacacaaaacaacgttgttttttagcaatgaaataggtgcactttaaaaccCCAAAtcgcgtttttatcacgttttTTCCTCGTGGTaggtctgcatttgttaaaaatgagcTACTATTTTAAATCAGTATTTAATATACTGTACTTTtgaggtaaatagccatgtTATAAGCGGGATAATGCACAGGCAGCCTGAAATAAGCCCCtttagtgtgatacaagaccctctgcCTATGCATTATCCCATACTtaatttatgttaatctgcatattgtcattaatttgaataaattgACAGTCCTAATGTTTATTCACATTCAGAATAGACTTTTTCCATGATCATCCTTTAACTTCCTCTTCTATCTCAACAGATACCTCCTACATAATTTCCCTGTGGCATCAGCAATCGTTGGAGTGGCCAACAACTTCACTATCCTCTGTGTACTTGTGCTCTTTGGTTACCTGCAGTTTATTTGGGGAGGTCTTTATCCCCCAGACCAGGTCAGAGTGAGGGTAAGATCATCCATCTCTCCATCTGTCAAATCCTTGTCACATGTTCATAATCTTAAGTGTAGTATTTTTAAATGATGAAGTTTGAAGTTATTGAGTCATGGTGATAAGAAGGCTACTacttatttgtcatttttgctTGTAGGTAATGATGGGAGACTCTACACGTCTTCAGCAGAGAAGGGAAGAGGCGCGTAAACGCCTGCACTCATCCTCCAGCACTCCCAGTAAGAACGTTGTTCAGCTATACACACACATCATCACATAAACCGGACACATTAGTCGCTAAAACAGTGTCCTTTGTATGTCCTCCAGACATTATGTATGAGAGAGACAGCAGTCACACGGCTGACCCACCACAGCAAGCCGAACAAGCTGGAAGCATTCGGAAGAAAGGTTAAAaagaattacatttatgcatttggaagaTTTATCCACAGCAAATGCAGTGTATTCACATGCAtacatgtgtgtttgtatagGTGAGCTGAACACTCCTAGTGTGATTGGTACAGATGATTTGAATCACTTGCAAAATGATGAATCTGGTAAAAATATCCCTTCCTGATTAAAAAATAGACGGAAATATAACAATGCAATTTTCAGTGGTTAATATTGCAAACATTTTTCCTTCTGAACTTTTCAGCAGATGAGAGTCCTATTTTCCTCAATGCTCCTCATATTTTAGAGACCAGTATAAGTGAGGAAGACCCAGATGAAGCGCAGAGGGCAGCAGGAGTGGCAAATGAGACTCAAGAAGAAGAGACAGCCGAGACACAATCCTCAGACACCTGCCTTAAGCAAAGGACTGGGCCCTGGATGAGGTTGTGAGAAACCAAGTTCTAAAGTGATCACATACGCACATGCATTCTGTTACAATAGAGCGCCTCATACCACTTATAGCTAACACATTCACTGCCTGAAGTGACTGCAATATTTTTGAAACATTCCTGTTGCAATGCAGCATGTATTACCATATGAACCGGTGCACAAAGTTACATTTGGAAACCAGTTTACCTCATGGAGCTGATGTAAAGCTCAAAAGTCGAATTTCCTGTTTTGCTGCTGTTGTGCACTTCTGTACTTCAAAGTTCTTGCCTGGAGTACAGCTGAATTCATTTGTTTCACTTTTGTCTGAGTTTACTTAAACGCAGGATTGTTTTTACAGAATTCAATGCTTTATTGTGTCTATGGTTGTGCCATAATATCAGTTCTGCGTGAAGTAGgtgtgtaaaatgtgttttgtgttGCTCTTCATTCCTTAGTGTTATGATGCCTTGTCAAGAATTAATaacaattttatttgcattGATTAATGCAGAATTAAACACCGAAATGTTGTATTTCAGGGAattctgttacattttatcataaacatgTTAAAGACATTCAAATGTTGTCAGTTTGAGAAAAAATAAGTTTGTTAAAATAGCTGGAAAATGTATAGTATAATTAAATTCAAATATTTATgcaattaaattatatattacgGAATGTACATACTTGTCCCATTACCAAAGTTCACTATTATGCATGTTCTCAAACTCCATATTATACTATATTTTAGTTAAATTTTGCAGGGTTTTTCTTGTTTAACTAATAAATTGTACGTGAAGACCTTGCTTGGCCATGATTTTGTGTCATTACAGCATGTACTCAATGCCGCAGT
This sequence is a window from Misgurnus anguillicaudatus chromosome 9, ASM2758022v2, whole genome shotgun sequence. Protein-coding genes within it:
- the bscl2 gene encoding seipin isoform X1, producing the protein MSEERQQSPAVEGLRGKHGANITGSPSGRDGELLPTMGAAIGPLLLWLQDVAAVTLLRARRTLLRAAILLCVLVLLLWISIFLYGSFYYSYMPTVSFAAPVHFYYRTDCDPSDSNLCSFPTANISLLKNGRDQVMMSDQAFRISLELEMPESPVNEQLGMFMVKMTCYTRDWTVITSVVRSTILHYRSNLLQTMSTLFFSPLLLTGMSEQKQLIEVELFPDFKSNTYQPAIGAMIEIQSRRVQIYSAQLRIHAYFTGIRYLLHNFPVASAIVGVANNFTILCVLVLFGYLQFIWGGLYPPDQVRVRVMMGDSTRLQQRREEARKRLHSSSSTPNIMYERDSSHTADPPQQAEQAGSIRKKGELNTPSVIGTDDLNHLQNDESADESPIFLNAPHILETSISEEDPDEAQRAAGVANETQEEETAETQSSDTCLKQRTGPWMRL
- the bscl2 gene encoding seipin isoform X2, with protein sequence MSEERQQSPAVEGLRGKHGANITGSPSGRDGELLPTMGAAIGPLLLWLQDVAAVTLLRARRTLLRAAILLCVLVLLLWISIFLYGSFYYSYMPTVSFAAPVHFYYRTDCDPSDSNLCSFPTANISLLKNGRDQVMMSDQAFRISLELEMPESPVNEQLGMFMVKMTCYTRDWTVITSVVRSTILHYRSNLLQTMSTLFFSPLLLTGMSEQKQLIEVELFPDFKSNTYQPAIGAMIEIQSRRVQIYSAQLRIHAYFTGIRYLLHNFPVASAIVGVANNFTILCVLVLFGYLQFIWGGLYPPDQVRVRVMMGDSTRLQQRREEARKRLHSSSSTPNIMYERDSSHTADPPQQAEQAGSIRKKGELNTPSVIGTDDLNHLQNDESDESPIFLNAPHILETSISEEDPDEAQRAAGVANETQEEETAETQSSDTCLKQRTGPWMRL